A single region of the Actinoplanes sp. SE50/110 genome encodes:
- a CDS encoding acetolactate synthase large subunit, whose translation MTRPTPESLAHRATPATVAAAVNTAPASTAPVATTGAGALVRSLEALGVEVAFGIPGGAILPAYDPLFDSKVRHILVRHEQGAGHAATGYAQATGKVGVCIATSGPGATNLVTPIADAYMDSVPIVAITGQVARPSIGTDAFQEADIQGITLPITKHNFLVQTAEELPRIVAEAFHLAATGRPGPVLVDIPKDVLQQQTTFTWPPTLDLPGYRPTLHPHGKQIREAARLIAQAKRPVLYVGGGVLKAGATDGLRKLAELTGMPVVTTLMALGAFPDSHPQHLGMPGMHGTVPAVYALQKADLLVTLGARFDDRVTGKLDSFAPDAKVVHADIDPAEIGKNRHADVPIVGDARHVIDELIAAVSATAGGVEQYPAWWATLNDIRERYPLGYDEPTDGTLAPQYVIERIGALVGPDAIYCAGVGQHQMWASQFIRYEKPGTWLNSGGAGTMGYAVPAAMGAKVAQPDTQVWAIDGDGCFQMTNQELATCALEGIPIKVAVINNGNLGMVRQWQTLFYDGRYSNTELGTHKHRIPDFVKLAEALGCIGLRCESKDDVDKVIQQAMEINDAPVVIDFTVGKDAMVWPMVAAGTSNDEIMFARDVRPTFEEDDL comes from the coding sequence ATGACGAGACCCACGCCCGAGTCCCTCGCCCACCGAGCCACGCCGGCCACCGTCGCGGCGGCCGTGAACACCGCCCCGGCCTCGACCGCTCCGGTAGCGACCACGGGCGCCGGCGCGCTCGTCCGGTCGCTCGAGGCGCTCGGCGTCGAGGTCGCGTTCGGCATTCCGGGCGGGGCGATCCTGCCGGCCTACGACCCGCTGTTCGACTCGAAGGTCCGGCACATCCTGGTCCGGCACGAGCAGGGCGCGGGCCACGCGGCGACCGGTTACGCGCAGGCCACCGGCAAGGTCGGGGTGTGCATCGCGACCAGCGGCCCGGGTGCGACGAACCTGGTCACCCCGATCGCCGACGCGTACATGGACTCGGTCCCGATCGTCGCGATCACCGGCCAGGTGGCCCGCCCGTCGATCGGCACCGACGCCTTCCAGGAGGCGGACATCCAGGGCATCACGCTGCCGATCACCAAGCACAACTTCCTCGTGCAGACCGCCGAGGAGCTGCCCCGGATCGTGGCCGAGGCGTTCCACCTGGCGGCCACCGGCCGACCCGGCCCGGTCCTGGTCGACATCCCCAAGGACGTGCTGCAGCAGCAGACCACGTTCACCTGGCCGCCGACCCTGGACCTGCCCGGTTACCGGCCGACCCTGCACCCGCACGGCAAGCAGATCCGTGAGGCGGCCCGGCTGATCGCCCAGGCCAAGCGCCCGGTGCTCTATGTCGGCGGCGGCGTGCTCAAGGCCGGCGCCACCGACGGGCTGCGCAAGCTGGCCGAGCTGACCGGCATGCCGGTGGTCACCACGCTGATGGCGCTCGGCGCGTTCCCCGACTCGCACCCGCAGCACCTGGGCATGCCCGGCATGCACGGTACGGTGCCTGCGGTCTACGCCCTGCAGAAGGCGGACCTGCTGGTCACCCTGGGCGCCCGGTTCGACGACCGGGTGACCGGCAAGCTGGACTCGTTCGCGCCGGACGCCAAGGTGGTGCACGCCGACATCGACCCGGCCGAGATCGGCAAGAACCGGCACGCCGACGTCCCGATCGTCGGCGACGCCCGGCACGTGATCGACGAGCTGATCGCCGCGGTGTCGGCCACCGCCGGCGGCGTCGAGCAGTACCCGGCCTGGTGGGCCACGCTCAACGACATCCGCGAGCGGTACCCGCTGGGTTACGACGAGCCGACCGACGGCACCCTCGCCCCGCAGTACGTGATCGAGCGGATCGGCGCGCTGGTCGGCCCCGACGCGATCTACTGCGCCGGCGTCGGCCAGCACCAGATGTGGGCGTCTCAGTTCATCCGGTACGAGAAGCCGGGCACCTGGCTCAACTCGGGCGGCGCCGGCACCATGGGCTACGCGGTGCCGGCCGCGATGGGCGCCAAGGTGGCCCAGCCGGACACCCAGGTCTGGGCGATCGACGGCGACGGCTGCTTCCAGATGACCAACCAGGAGCTCGCCACCTGCGCGCTGGAGGGCATCCCGATCAAGGTCGCCGTGATCAACAACGGCAACCTGGGCATGGTCCGGCAGTGGCAGACCCTGTTCTACGACGGCCGCTACTCGAACACCGAGCTGGGCACCCACAAGCACCGCATCCCGGACTTCGTGAAGCTGGCCGAGGCGCTCGGCTGCATCGGCCTGCGCTGCGAGTCGAAGGACGACGTCGACAAGGTCATCCAGCAGGCCATGGAGATCAACGACGCGCCGGTGGTCATCGACTTCA
- a CDS encoding bifunctional diguanylate cyclase/phosphodiesterase: MKIRQSGSVHSPSGMELAGLAGLLAAVPAVALLGRSGRRHTGDARRAHLLLAGGGALITAAALAGMATALLTEHHHGLASRTLATLMAIGMGCGTLTLLAGTVALPGAARGPAAALRHVLDGLVIAAAVWFVGWVLIVRPTHLLGAATPYECVAVILPAGLAVAGLGLTGVLALHAHRPRRHSVWVGAGVSLTAAASAGVSSGVCRRGDELVLSSVLLLSAGLFLIAGAVRAADRPVRVTGDVLERGGAYAVVPMIGVVGALGYHLTRGGTLDAYGYFGLSVEGLALVARQFLALDDVRRYTVQLRQREKHFRDLAHTDPLTGLANRRGLQLALREGDRCRALIGIDMDGFKTVNDLRGHDVGDAVLAEVGARLKRNLLTGDVAARLGGDEFAVLMRAEPEEAVLAAHRLLAVLGEPYEVDGGQIFLSASVGVASTGELLHDADLALRYAKQRGKNRVEQYQAGYDELLRRRGTLTGELRHAIDRDQLRLVFQPVVALPSMRPVGAEALLRWTHPELGPVRPDEFIPVAEESGLINRIGAWVLENACRQLADWLAAGHDIWMSVNLSPKELHNADYAGQVAEILADLGVPPQRLVLEVTEHAVATDMEELVRRLAELRATGVRIALDDFGAGYSSLTQLRTLPVDILKIDHALVAEPESRTGTAAPLVDVVVRLGHRLGLEVLAEGIGTPAQREVVEEAGCRLGQGSLFGWGVPAEHFESRLRTMRPSGPRPLPAPRSGPPKNAAARSQVVRLGPGMRQLRALLPTDPEFAARVADQLDDQNVGSVDSGREMGQG, from the coding sequence ATGAAGATCCGGCAGAGTGGCAGCGTGCACTCACCGTCCGGTATGGAGCTGGCGGGCCTCGCGGGCCTGCTGGCCGCCGTCCCGGCGGTCGCCCTGCTCGGGCGCTCCGGCCGCCGCCACACCGGGGACGCCCGCCGGGCCCACCTGCTGCTCGCCGGCGGTGGCGCGCTGATCACCGCGGCCGCCCTGGCCGGGATGGCCACCGCGCTGCTCACCGAGCACCACCACGGCCTGGCCAGCCGGACGCTGGCCACGCTGATGGCGATCGGCATGGGATGCGGCACGCTGACCCTGCTGGCCGGCACGGTGGCGCTGCCCGGCGCGGCCCGCGGCCCGGCCGCCGCGCTGCGGCACGTGCTGGACGGGCTGGTGATCGCGGCCGCGGTCTGGTTCGTCGGCTGGGTGCTGATCGTCCGCCCGACCCACCTGCTGGGCGCCGCCACGCCCTACGAGTGCGTCGCGGTGATCCTGCCGGCCGGGCTGGCGGTGGCCGGCCTGGGCCTGACCGGGGTGCTGGCCCTGCACGCGCACCGGCCGCGGCGGCACAGCGTGTGGGTGGGCGCCGGGGTGAGCCTGACCGCCGCGGCCTCGGCCGGGGTGTCCAGCGGTGTCTGCCGGCGGGGTGACGAGCTGGTGCTGAGCTCGGTGCTGCTGCTCAGCGCCGGGCTGTTCCTGATCGCCGGCGCGGTGCGGGCCGCCGACCGGCCGGTGCGGGTGACCGGCGACGTGCTGGAGCGCGGCGGGGCGTACGCGGTGGTTCCGATGATCGGCGTGGTCGGCGCGCTCGGCTATCACCTGACGCGCGGCGGGACGCTCGACGCGTACGGCTATTTCGGCCTCAGCGTGGAGGGCCTGGCCCTGGTCGCACGGCAGTTCCTGGCCCTGGACGACGTCCGGCGCTACACGGTCCAGCTGCGCCAGCGGGAGAAGCACTTCCGCGACCTGGCGCACACCGATCCGCTGACCGGCCTGGCGAACCGGCGCGGCCTGCAGCTGGCGCTCCGGGAGGGCGACCGGTGCAGAGCCCTGATCGGCATCGACATGGACGGCTTCAAGACGGTCAACGACCTGCGCGGGCACGACGTCGGTGACGCGGTGCTGGCCGAGGTCGGCGCCCGGCTCAAGCGCAACCTGCTGACCGGTGACGTGGCGGCCCGGCTGGGCGGCGACGAGTTCGCGGTGCTGATGCGCGCCGAGCCGGAGGAGGCGGTGCTGGCCGCGCACCGGCTGCTGGCCGTGCTGGGCGAGCCCTACGAGGTGGACGGCGGTCAGATCTTCCTGTCCGCGAGCGTCGGCGTGGCCAGCACCGGTGAGCTGCTGCACGACGCCGACCTGGCGCTGCGCTACGCCAAGCAGCGCGGCAAGAACCGGGTCGAGCAGTACCAGGCGGGGTACGACGAGCTGCTGCGCCGGCGCGGCACGCTGACCGGCGAGCTGCGCCACGCGATCGACCGCGATCAGCTGCGGCTGGTCTTCCAACCGGTGGTGGCGTTGCCGTCGATGCGCCCGGTGGGCGCCGAGGCGCTGCTCCGCTGGACGCACCCGGAGCTGGGACCGGTCCGCCCGGACGAGTTCATCCCGGTGGCCGAGGAGTCCGGGTTGATCAACCGGATCGGCGCCTGGGTGCTGGAGAACGCCTGCCGGCAGCTCGCCGACTGGCTGGCCGCCGGGCACGACATCTGGATGTCGGTGAACCTGTCGCCCAAGGAACTGCACAACGCCGACTACGCCGGGCAGGTCGCCGAGATCCTGGCCGACCTGGGTGTCCCGCCGCAGCGGCTGGTGCTGGAGGTGACCGAGCACGCGGTCGCCACCGACATGGAGGAGCTGGTCCGCCGGCTGGCCGAGCTGCGCGCGACCGGGGTGCGGATCGCGCTGGACGACTTCGGTGCCGGCTATTCGTCGCTCACCCAGCTGCGCACCCTGCCGGTGGACATCCTGAAGATCGACCACGCGCTGGTGGCCGAGCCGGAGTCGCGGACCGGCACGGCGGCGCCGCTGGTCGACGTGGTGGTCCGGCTGGGGCACCGGCTGGGGCTGGAGGTGCTGGCCGAGGGGATCGGCACGCCGGCCCAGCGCGAGGTGGTGGAGGAGGCCGGCTGCCGGCTCGGCCAGGGCTCGCTGTTCGGCTGGGGGGTGCCGGCCGAGCACTTCGAGTCGCGGCTGCGCACCATGCGGCCGAGCGGTCCGCGGCCACTGCCGGCGCCGCGTTCCGGCCCGCCGAAGAATGCGGCGGCGCGCAGCCAGGTGGTCCGCCTCGGCCCGGGAATGCGGCAGCTCAGAGCGTTGCTGCCGACCGATCCGGAGTTCGCGGCGCGGGTCGCCGATCAACTCGATGATCAAAATGTGGGATCAGTTGACTCAGGCCGTGAGATGGGGCAAGGTTAG
- the ilvD gene encoding dihydroxy-acid dehydratase: protein MPELRSRTSTHGRTMAGARALWRATGMTDDDFGKPIVAIANSYTQFVPGHVHLKDLGGLVAESIAAAGGVGREFNTIAVDDGIAMGHGGMLYSLPSRELIADAVEYMVNAHCADALVCISNCDKITPGMLIAALRLNIPTVFVSGGPMEAGKTVAIEGIVHEKLDLVDAMSAAANDNVTDAQLDTIERSACPTCGSCSGMFTANSMNCLTEAIGLSLPGNGSTLATHASRKALFTEAGRLIVQIAKEYYEKDDASVLPRSIASRDAFENAVALDVAMGGSTNTVLHLLAAAREAEIDFSVADIDAISRRVPCLSKVAPNSPKYHMEDVHRAGGIPALLGELHRGGSLKTNVRAVHAPSLDAWLTDWDIRGGSPTPEALELFHAAPGGVRTTEPFSTTNRWATLDTDAAAGCIRSVEHAYTVDGGLAILFGNLAPDGCVVKTAGVDESIWKFTGPARVYESQDDAVTGILGKEVVAGDVVIIRYEGPRGGPGMQEMLYPTSFLKGRGLGKACALITDGRFSGGTSGLSIGHVSPEAAGGGLIALVQTGDEITIDIPGRSITLNVDDETLAQRRHQEERRPKPYSPVDRQRPVSAALRAYASMATSASDGAYRRVPE, encoded by the coding sequence ATGCCTGAGCTGCGCTCCCGGACCTCGACCCACGGTCGGACGATGGCCGGTGCCCGCGCCCTGTGGCGCGCCACCGGCATGACCGACGACGACTTCGGCAAGCCGATCGTCGCCATCGCCAACAGCTACACCCAGTTCGTACCCGGGCATGTGCACCTCAAGGACCTCGGCGGCCTGGTCGCCGAGTCGATCGCCGCGGCCGGCGGCGTCGGCCGCGAGTTCAACACGATCGCGGTCGACGACGGCATCGCGATGGGTCACGGCGGCATGCTCTACTCGCTGCCCAGCCGCGAGCTGATCGCCGACGCGGTGGAGTACATGGTGAACGCGCACTGCGCCGACGCCCTGGTCTGCATCTCGAACTGCGACAAGATCACCCCCGGCATGCTGATCGCCGCGCTGCGGCTCAACATCCCCACGGTGTTCGTCTCCGGTGGCCCGATGGAGGCCGGCAAGACGGTCGCCATCGAGGGCATCGTCCACGAGAAGCTGGACCTGGTCGACGCGATGAGCGCCGCCGCCAACGACAACGTCACCGACGCCCAGCTGGACACCATCGAGCGGTCGGCCTGCCCGACCTGCGGCTCTTGCTCCGGCATGTTCACCGCCAACTCGATGAACTGCCTGACCGAGGCGATCGGCCTGTCCCTGCCCGGCAACGGCTCCACGCTGGCCACGCACGCCTCACGCAAGGCGCTGTTCACCGAGGCCGGCCGGCTGATCGTGCAGATCGCCAAGGAGTACTACGAGAAGGACGACGCGTCGGTGCTGCCCCGCTCGATCGCCAGCCGGGACGCGTTCGAGAACGCGGTCGCGCTGGACGTGGCGATGGGCGGCTCCACCAACACGGTGCTGCACCTGCTGGCCGCCGCCCGGGAGGCGGAGATCGACTTCAGCGTCGCGGACATCGACGCGATCTCCCGTCGGGTGCCCTGCCTGTCGAAGGTCGCACCGAACAGCCCGAAATACCACATGGAGGACGTGCACCGGGCCGGTGGCATCCCCGCGCTGCTCGGCGAGCTGCACCGCGGCGGCTCCCTGAAGACGAACGTCCGCGCCGTGCACGCTCCGTCCCTGGACGCCTGGCTCACCGACTGGGACATCCGCGGCGGGTCGCCCACCCCCGAGGCGCTGGAGCTGTTCCACGCCGCCCCCGGCGGGGTGCGCACCACCGAGCCGTTCAGCACCACCAACCGCTGGGCCACCCTGGACACCGACGCGGCCGCGGGCTGCATCCGGTCCGTCGAACACGCGTACACCGTCGACGGCGGCCTCGCCATCCTCTTCGGCAACCTCGCCCCGGACGGCTGCGTCGTCAAGACCGCCGGCGTCGACGAGTCCATCTGGAAATTCACCGGCCCGGCCCGGGTCTACGAATCCCAGGACGACGCGGTCACCGGCATCCTCGGCAAGGAGGTCGTCGCCGGCGACGTCGTGATCATCCGCTACGAGGGTCCGCGTGGCGGTCCCGGCATGCAGGAGATGCTGTACCCGACGTCCTTCCTCAAGGGCCGCGGCCTCGGCAAGGCGTGCGCGCTGATCACCGACGGCCGCTTCTCCGGCGGCACCTCCGGCCTGTCCATCGGCCACGTCTCCCCGGAAGCGGCCGGCGGCGGACTGATCGCACTGGTCCAGACCGGCGACGAGATCACGATCGACATCCCGGGGCGGAGCATCACCCTGAACGTCGACGACGAGACGCTGGCGCAGCGGCGGCACCAGGAGGAACGGCGGCCCAAGCCGTACTCGCCGGTCGACCGTCAGCGGCCGGTTTCGGCGGCGCTGCGCGCCTACGCATCGATGGCGACCAGCGCGAGCGACGGCGCTTACCGGCGGGTTCCGGAATAG